AATATGGctatcatgcatctctgaaaagtagcaGGTGCACCATAAAGTCCGAAGGAAACTCGACGGAAAATGAAAGTGCCAAAAGGACAAGTAAAGGTTGccttctcctgatcttctggggcaatacaaatctgattatatcccgaataccgatccagaagacaataatactcatgaccatccaacctgtcaagcatttgatcaatggaaatgatccttcctggtggctttattcaactttcgatggtccatgcatactctccaccctgtgactgaccgcgtaggaatgagctcattcttctcattagcaacaactgtaatgcctcctttcttaggcacacattgcacCGGGCTCACCCATTAACTGTCAGAAATCGGATAGATGATCCCTGTATCCATccatttaagaatttccttcttcacaacctctttcatgattgGATTGAGTTTTCTCTGTTGTTCAACtattggcttactaccttccccaagtagaattttatgcatgcaataggaagggctgattcccttgatatctgctatagtccatccaattgctgatttaaactctctaagaattcttaagagcttgtcttcgtcactacctgaaaggtcagatgcaataataataggaaaaatagatgcatcacctaaaaatgcatacctcaagtgatcaggcagtggttttagttcaagtgtgggagcttcctcaataaaTGGCTTAAGACGCTCCTGAGAATTTTTCAGCTCTGCTAATCCAAGAGACTCGAATGGAAAATCCAATCTTCTTTTCCATGGAGAAGCATTCGAATATTGCAGTTGCTCTGCCCcctcgtcatcttcactatcggatTCCCCTGTTAAGGCTCTCTCTAAGGCATCAGcccttagcatttgatcaagctCCAAAGTCACTACAAAGTCGATcaactctactttaaagcactcatCTTCATCAGTAAGGAATTTCATTACATTGAAGACATTGAAAGTCACGTCTTGACCCTGAACCCtcatagtaagctcacccttccactacgccatagattggattctacaaccccaagaaaccgttactaaaggccaaaaaagcgTTGCGAAAGGACAAAAAAGGCTATTACGACTCTTTTTCGGGGTTGCAATTTTAGGCATTATAATAGAGTTTTTTGCAACCCCGGGGACACCCTATTGCAACCCTTGGTTATCCGTCATAGAAACATGCTATTGCAGTAGGACTTGAAAAGTGTTACAACAGGGTTTGGGCTATCAGTACAATATTTGTGGGCCCCTTATGTGGGCCCCACGCCCACtggtggggcccacatgtgggtaTTGATGCAACCTTTTTGGAACATTTTTTAATgttttttgcaatttttttagtattttttgCAACATTTTACACTGATTATTAGCAACACCATAAAGACCTATTACAACacttttacaaaaaaaaatacaAGAAACTGTTTGTAAATTGGCATGCCCATAAATAAGATCATAGTCTTAAAACCAACATAATTAACCAATCCACCAACCATAACATCAGTTATCACAAGTAAACACAACTACGTTCACCATCACCATACTACCATCCCACATTACATATTCATCTCATAAATTCCAAACAATATAATACAAACtgaatttacaaaaataaataatattgaACTATCAATTCTAGTAGCAGGGTCATGCGCCACATTCAATAGCTTCATGTGGACAATATCATCTTTTGCTCTCTCAACATTCACATCTAGCGCATaactgcaatcaaaattcatcacaTTCTACGCATTACTATTACAACATAAGCTAATTAAAGAAATGCTAAGTTTATAAAAGATTAAGAAAAATGTTTTACATAAGGGGTCAGTCTTTGCATAATCTTTCACTATGGAAGATCCACTTTCCTGACGAAAAGaatcaaatacataaaaaaatataACATAGAAAATAAATTGAATAACACTAAACTGTCCTTTTATCAATTTAATAGTGCCTGATAACACCAAACTGTTGTTATGCATGCCCGACAAAAAGTACATACCCATACTCTGCACAAACAGATAAGCTGCGCTTGGTGTTTGATTGCTTTGGTTTCCTTTGAAATTTTAGTGGCACAGTGCTACCATGCATATTGGACCTTGTGAACAAAGAATCGCGTGACTTCAGAGGAAGTGTGCCTACAGCACAAAGATGTTATCCAGTGTTCACAAGAGCAATACCATAAGTCGTAAAGTAGAAAAATAGTAGCGGATATATAACTAAAAATAGCTgcaataataataacaaaaaaCCATCAACTCCAACCTATACTAAAGAAAATAAGAATTCATAAGGCACAAtacaagaaaagaaaaaaaaaactcGAAGGCTTTGTAATTCAAATGTCCCATTTTCATGTAGCAGTAAACTTGCCTCTAATATATTTCTCTTTTGAAGGGAGCTCCTCATGATTGGTTGCCTTGACAATGTAGATGTCCAATTCCAGCAGAATGCAAAATCGGATCACAACATCACAACAACGATTAATCATGAAATTTGAAGAATCATTTATGCGGCGTACCTTGTAACCACTGTGTACTTTAGCCAAAATAGCTAAACCAACAGTAGTTGTATCCTTAAGAGCTCCCAGAGCTTTCCTGAGACTACTCTGTTTACCCCCTCTCAGCATCCTTTTCTCGAAACCAGTAGCTTTGCAATGTGCAATAGATAATTATCATGTCattcaatattttaaaaaaaacttaattCAATTCATAAAATATTAGCTTCATTAGAAGCAGGATATTCAAGAACCAATATTATCATCAACTATCTACAATGCATGCATAATATctcaaaacaaatatatatactATTTAGTAACCCGGTTAACTGCTCTGCAATAAAAAAATTCATACCTCAGAATCTAATATATATACTTTCTAGTACAGTTAATCATTTACTTTCTAGTATACAAGCTTGATGATGTTGATGTTCTAAGAAAGACATGGAAGGAGCTTGAATATGTCCTATATTAGCTTTAAGTGAAGAATGAAACAATAAGAAAGTGGTCAGAGATTATCAAAAAGTGGTCAGACAATTTTTCTTGGAACATCATTGCTAAGTTTAAGTCCATTGCTTGTTGATTATCTGAAATTGATTCACTAGACTCGCAGCCTTGACTCTCAAGGCCACTACTGGAACATACTACCACAAAACAGTTATTAGCGTATGATGTTCCAACCTCTGGCTCTTGTAACTGACAAGTAGCGTGAAACATCATCACCTAGTAGCATATATGCTATAACTACATAACTAACACAATGCCCCAAATACCTGATGAAGAAAATAAAGGACATGGGTGTAAAATTCAATcttaaaagaaataaaaaaatttgATCTTAAAGGTATACGATGAATATATATTTAGTGGTTTCCTTTTACACCTTAGGATTTTCACAGAGTTGGTCAACTAGCCTGGCATCATCTAACACTGGACCTCAGGTATAGCAAAAAGGTCTCAAGTTCGAGCCAAGTAactttaattttaattttgataCTTATGTTTAATAATGCCCTAAAAATGGGCTCCTAATGATCCACTCTTCCATTCCAAAATAGGCTTTGATTTTATAGGAGAGTGAAAGACATATAAATAATTTATAGGTTTCTGCAGCACTTAAAGTTTTGGGATAGTTGGTCATCTAAAACTTTAAAGATCTTAAAATCTAGACTTACCAGTAATGAACTCCAAAGCAAATAAGGAAGACGCGAGATGCACCGGCAACAAGAAGGGCAGCAACGCGAGTATGGAGAAGCTGAAATGCGTACAAGCATGCCCCCATGTTCCAATCTGAAAGTAAAGAAAAATATAAATGATTTTCAGTTATAAAAAATGAATAGCGTTGGGGAGCTGAAATCAATCTATGAAGTGGATACCAAGAATAATGACAGCTGCCGACGTAATAGCCCCTAGCCACTGAGACTTTTTCGCGGTCAAACCATATAAGATGGAATAAACAACTGAACTAGTACCAACAATGAGCCGCAATATAGGAGACTCAGATGTAAATCCCTACAAAATATAAAATACTTGAGAGAGCAAGAAACAATATCTAACATTTATGAATAAAGAATACTAAAATGCATGGACCTTTAAGATGTAAAGTTGTATTTAATTAACAAACTACATGAAAAAATTAAAGTCAATGAAGCTAATATAAGTTTGCATTTGGAAATGAGATCCAACTGATATGTGAAGGTCAGTGTAATCTAAAATACTGAGACACCGTACTACAAAGATAATATACTTCTTCAAATTCAGGCATATAGTACAGCCATCGTGAGCATAAAAAGAAGTTACTATACTTGCCTTCTTGATTGTCGAGGATACAACTCATTAGGATCTGGAGGTTCAGGTAAGCTAGCCACAAGACCCATTTCAATACAATCAGAGTAAGCAAATTTATATGACCTTCGAACATATACATCAACATCTAAGCCATTACCTGTTTCAATTTAAAAAATTGGCATACAAAGgaaatatataataaaatgtcCATCCAAATGACAGAATGGAGCAGCAACTACTTATTTGTAATCTCAAAAATAATTTGAATAATACAGAGAAATTGATTTACTTATACAAATACAGGGGTTTTGAGAACTTTTCACCTGAGCCATGGCCTTAAGTCTCAAGGACGTACCTATATCTATACCCTAAAGTATAGATTATCCAGCAATTGCACTGAAATAATTGTAGAAGCCTGACTCAGTTGAAGCCCTTGAGTTGACTAAGAGTTTCATGGCTGAGTTGTCGAGTTCTGATGCGGTCACCAATGATTTAACACTATATCACTGAGAAGACACAGAGATTTGATTGAATAATAAGAAAAAGAGCATCTGAGAAGAATAAATTAGGGTTTGAGAGATTGAGTGATTCAGGACCAGAAATATTGAGTTATGTATATGAATCGAGAGAGAAAATCAAGGAGAATAAGAATTCATGATCAATTTATATCCACAAACAAGGATTTGGCctgaattttttattaaatagTAGGGTTTTAGTCCTGTTTGGAAAAGAGGAAAATCAAAAAGAGGTTTTGAACACCACTATTATTCTTCTTCATGTCCTAGACTATTTCCAATTTTTTTGTTAAAGTACAACGCGGGAATATTGCTGCCTCTGAAATATTTTCGGGCTTGTTCTTTTTTTTTGTTAATatatattttgatattaaaattagtaattacttttataatttttatcatttaaaatttaaattttaaattactAAATACTTTATAAATACTATCTTAAATCACCCCTTTAACGGATAattaaattttagaaattaaaattaattatttccTTTATATAAGGTATATGTtactttttttaatattttaatcctttttaaataattaaaaaaatattatgttataaaaatatcataaatatctCTAATAATACCATATTAACTATTTGTTTTAGAccaatattataatttaaatcattaatttctcttttttaataaatatatttttaaaatttaattatgagaaacaaataaattaaacaatacgtaaatattataaaatgatcaATATATATCAACTAATTAATGGCTTGTTAAGTTTTATAAAGCGTTCAATTTATCAATGAAATATTATAAATCACTACACTACTATTATTAGCttctaaaataaataaaa
This genomic interval from Apium graveolens cultivar Ventura chromosome 8, ASM990537v1, whole genome shotgun sequence contains the following:
- the LOC141678620 gene encoding uncharacterized protein LOC141678620 isoform X1, whose translation is MLRGGKQSSLRKALGALKDTTTVGLAILAKVHSGYKATNHEELPSKEKYIRGTLPLKSRDSLFTRSNMHGSTVPLKFQRKPKQSNTKRSLSVCAEYGYALDVNVERAKDDIVHMKLLNVAHDPATRIDSSILFIFVNSVCIILFGIYEMNM
- the LOC141678620 gene encoding uncharacterized protein LOC141678620 isoform X2 translates to MLRGGKQSSLRKALGALKDTTTVGLAILAKVHSGYKATNHEELPSKEKYIRGTLPLKSRDSLFTRSNMHGSTVPLKFQRKPKQSNTKRSLSVCAEYGGSSIVKDYAKTDPLFMR
- the LOC141678620 gene encoding putative clathrin assembly protein At1g03050 isoform X3, with translation MLRGGKQSSLRKALGALKDTTTVGLAILAKVHSGYKATNHEELPSKEKYIRGTLPLKSRDSLFTRSNMHGSTVPLKFQRKPKQSNTKRSLSVCAEYGKVDLP